Genomic window (Planctomycetia bacterium):
CCCTGCCGGGTCTCGATGTAGACACCCTGCTGTCCCTCGAGATAGCAGTACTCGATAGTGTCAATCGAGCTCGGGTCGGCCGCCGTGTACCAGTTGGTGTCGCCAACGCTGGCCACTGCATCGAGGCGTGGTTCCACAATCGGCACCATGGCGCGCACGAACGCGGGCACATCGGCGGAAGACGCGGTTGCCGCCAGATTGATGGGATTGGTGATCTGGACCGCAATGCCTTCGAGCGCCGCCGGGATGATCAGGAACTTCGGGATCAGGTTCAGGATCGTGCCCTTGGGCGCGGTCTGCTTGCGCATCGCCTTGCGCGCAGCGGTGATGTTGGCGACCGCCGTAAGGGCATTGGTGGCCGTCAGATTCTTGTGCGTCGCGTGGAACAGAGGTACGCCATCGGCCATGTTCGCGTTCGCCGTGATCACAGCCCACACGGTGTCGCTCTCGAGCGTGGCGGCCGCGATGCCCAAGCCGGCAGGAATCCGCGTCAACGCCTGCAGGTCGTCGTTGATGACCACTTTTCTGGTGATCGGGACGATGCCGCCCCAGGTCGTGAGCGCGTAGGACTCCTTGGAGTCGCTCAGATAGATGCGAACGAACTCGCCGTTTTCGTTGGTCTTCTGCAACGCGGCGATGTCGCTCAACTGGATGCGATTCACCGGCTTGAAATCGGCGGCGGTGACCTGCCGGCAGAACGGCACGAAGGTGCGGGGCGCCGCGTCATACGCCTGGCGCAGGGTCTTGTTGGCGACGTTCGCGAGGATGTTGGGAAAGTCGCTCGTGGTCATGTTTCCAGCGAAATATTCGGATGCCCCACTGCGACCCTGGAGCGCGACGCGGGCAATCTCGTGCCGGTCCATTCCGCGAGTCTTCACGCCGGCTGCATTCAGACACTCGCGCGCCATGTCCACCAGCGTGAGCCCGGCAAATTCGCGGCCTTTGTCGACCAGTTCGCGAGGCGCGCGAGGATTGCCCCTCAAGAGCAACGCAGCTTCCATCCCTTCGCGCCGCTTGTCCACTTCGTCTTTGCCCCCGAACGTTGCGAGCGGGTTGATGGGAAGAGTCGGATGCTTCTGGAACTCGGCATCGAGCTTCGTCATGATGCGCTCACGAGCCGTGTCGACGGACACGCCCTCGTCAATCAGCGCGGCG
Coding sequences:
- a CDS encoding peptidase U37, with the translated sequence MPEEITGTALETAPVEVIAAAAAEPESHPEAAEFQVERFAVAANFAPPSANEDARTIDAVWYTGAKVPRFDWRSGEEYDLILDMKGCRMDRLNNGGPVLDSHSAYGVESQLGVVRKAWAKKSTGLATIQFSKRDAVTPIWNDVKGGIIQNLSPGMWIYKKVDTTPKGQERREFTATDWEPFEISLLSVPADAATTFMSAAGTPPAQPNVVETQRASAHIKEKPDMETTTQDAGVEARQNEASLAAARDEAVKAERLRASTIRAIATGPFKVEETFLAALIDEGVSVDTARERIMTKLDAEFQKHPTLPINPLATFGGKDEVDKRREGMEAALLLRGNPRAPRELVDKGREFAGLTLVDMARECLNAAGVKTRGMDRHEIARVALQGRSGASEYFAGNMTTSDFPNILANVANKTLRQAYDAAPRTFVPFCRQVTAADFKPVNRIQLSDIAALQKTNENGEFVRIYLSDSKESYALTTWGGIVPITRKVVINDDLQALTRIPAGLGIAAATLESDTVWAVITANANMADGVPLFHATHKNLTATNALTAVANITAARKAMRKQTAPKGTILNLIPKFLIIPAALEGIAVQITNPINLAATASSADVPAFVRAMVPIVEPRLDAVASVGDTNWYTAADPSSIDTIEYCYLEGQQGVYIETRQG